In Sphingobacteriaceae bacterium, the following proteins share a genomic window:
- a CDS encoding secretion protein, whose translation MKAETLHKDSEACERCTQKFECRPDDIAACDCAKISLSKEEYSYISSHFTMCLCNSCLKELKEEYNKESLKSTSSIITLLIGFLSVFCMLHLNGQVYAPSVGQAGTSAIHMDSSAFVNWAVACSVTRGYQDISNTSLGYANVGDNTMATGKAQSNGVVSLGDGGTAICTFNKRITNGPGYDFAIFENGFDDVFLELAFVEVSSDGNNFFRFPAHSLTDTSLQTGSFGSTDAKKINNLAGKYRGGYGSPFDLEELSGIAGLNINAITHVKVIDVVGSINVAYASRDAQHNKVNDPWPTPFPSSGFDLDAIGVIHQSTVTSLKEQSSSGSYLVYPNPVQAGEELTIGINDSVALELLDISGKIVAISNTSTLQTSHLIPGIYCLRVSAENKQFIQKIIVRP comes from the coding sequence GTGAAAGCAGAAACATTACATAAAGATTCGGAAGCGTGCGAACGTTGTACGCAAAAATTTGAATGCAGGCCAGATGATATTGCTGCCTGCGATTGCGCGAAAATAAGCTTAAGCAAAGAGGAATATTCTTACATCAGTAGTCACTTTACGATGTGCCTATGCAACTCTTGTCTGAAAGAGCTTAAAGAGGAGTATAATAAGGAGAGCCTGAAATCGACGTCTTCGATCATCACACTACTTATTGGTTTTCTGAGTGTTTTTTGCATGCTTCATTTGAATGGACAAGTTTACGCGCCGTCCGTTGGGCAAGCAGGAACAAGCGCTATTCATATGGATAGTTCGGCGTTTGTAAATTGGGCCGTGGCATGCAGTGTCACACGGGGTTACCAGGATATCTCGAACACTTCTTTAGGGTACGCTAATGTTGGTGATAATACCATGGCTACAGGAAAAGCGCAAAGTAACGGAGTCGTTAGTCTGGGCGATGGAGGCACTGCTATTTGCACTTTTAATAAGCGTATTACTAATGGGCCAGGCTATGATTTTGCCATTTTTGAAAATGGATTTGACGATGTGTTTCTGGAGTTGGCTTTTGTAGAAGTAAGCAGTGACGGGAATAATTTTTTTCGCTTTCCAGCTCACTCATTAACAGATACAAGCCTACAAACGGGGAGCTTTGGTTCTACAGATGCTAAAAAAATAAATAATCTAGCCGGTAAATACCGAGGTGGTTATGGCAGCCCTTTTGATCTTGAGGAGCTTTCAGGAATTGCGGGTTTAAATATTAATGCAATTACTCATGTGAAAGTGATTGATGTTGTAGGAAGTATAAACGTTGCGTATGCGAGCAGAGATGCTCAGCATAATAAAGTAAATGACCCCTGGCCCACACCATTTCCCTCAAGTGGGTTCGATCTGGATGCCATCGGTGTGATTCATCAAAGTACTGTTACTTCGTTAAAAGAGCAATCCAGTTCAGGTTCGTATTTAGTTTACCCAAATCCTGTACAGGCAGGCGAGGAATTGACTATTGGAATCAATGACTCAGTTGCTCTTGAATTGTTAGACATTTCAGGAAAGATTGTAGCGATAAGCAATACATCAACCCTTCAAACTTCCCATCTTATTCCTGGTATATACTGCTTAAGGGTTTCCGCTGAAAACAAACAGTTTATTCAAAAAATAATAGTCCGGCCCTAA
- a CDS encoding peptidase M17 has protein sequence MANIILRNKVSNPTHILVITEKFKNEFNLPDKVNDYFTSEFKDKEKKTLTYNYIGKYVSILIIDPKKEKNALNEQLRKHAASVADGVNAHKGTELYIYNQTTFPLLSLAAAEGAELSNYQFIKNKPSVKTPNTLKSIIIANTAIKDSLVSELNYVCEATKMARDLVNEPVNILNATGLANAFKKMGKEAGFKVDVFNKSKITQLKMGGLLSVNAGSVDEPTFTVMEYKPAKAKNKKPYVLVGKGVVYDTGGLSLKPTPNSMDMMKCDMAGGAAVGAAMFAIAKAKLNVHVIALVPATDNRPGFNAFAPGDIITMMDGSTVEMLNSDAEGRMILADALHYAKRYKPEMAIDVATLTGAAMAAIGTFGIVGMGNVSADKKSKISESSYNVHERIAEFPFWDDYAELMKSDIADQKNLGGALGGAITAGKFLEKFTDYPYYHLDIAGPAFIPAKDAYRTKGGTGVGVRLFFDLFKNL, from the coding sequence ATGGCTAACATTATTTTAAGAAACAAGGTGAGTAATCCTACTCACATTTTGGTGATCACGGAAAAATTTAAAAACGAATTTAATCTTCCGGACAAAGTAAACGATTATTTCACTTCAGAATTTAAGGACAAAGAGAAAAAAACACTGACCTATAATTATATTGGTAAGTATGTTTCAATTTTAATTATTGATCCAAAAAAAGAAAAAAATGCTCTGAATGAACAATTAAGAAAACACGCGGCATCGGTGGCGGATGGAGTTAATGCACATAAAGGAACAGAACTCTATATTTACAATCAAACAACATTTCCACTTTTATCTTTGGCAGCGGCTGAAGGCGCAGAGCTTTCGAATTATCAGTTTATAAAAAATAAACCAAGCGTAAAAACTCCCAATACTCTTAAGTCTATAATAATTGCGAATACTGCTATTAAGGATTCTTTGGTGAGCGAGTTAAATTATGTTTGCGAGGCCACAAAAATGGCGCGCGATCTAGTGAATGAGCCGGTAAATATTTTGAATGCTACCGGACTTGCCAATGCCTTTAAAAAAATGGGTAAGGAGGCTGGATTTAAGGTTGATGTTTTTAATAAATCAAAAATTACACAGTTAAAAATGGGGGGCTTGCTTTCTGTGAATGCCGGAAGTGTAGATGAACCTACGTTTACGGTGATGGAGTATAAGCCTGCGAAGGCAAAAAATAAAAAGCCCTATGTACTAGTTGGAAAAGGTGTAGTGTATGATACAGGAGGTTTGAGCTTAAAACCAACGCCTAACAGTATGGACATGATGAAATGTGATATGGCGGGTGGAGCTGCGGTAGGCGCTGCTATGTTCGCCATTGCAAAAGCAAAATTAAATGTACATGTCATAGCTTTGGTTCCCGCTACAGACAATCGTCCGGGTTTTAATGCTTTTGCACCAGGAGATATTATTACAATGATGGATGGTAGCACCGTAGAAATGCTGAACTCTGATGCTGAAGGACGCATGATATTAGCTGATGCGTTACATTATGCAAAACGGTATAAACCAGAAATGGCAATTGACGTGGCCACGTTAACCGGCGCCGCTATGGCCGCAATAGGAACTTTCGGAATTGTTGGTATGGGAAATGTGAGCGCTGATAAAAAAAGTAAAATTTCTGAAAGCAGTTATAATGTGCATGAACGCATTGCGGAATTTCCTTTTTGGGATGATTACGCAGAGCTTATGAAGAGTGATATTGCGGATCAGAAAAACCTGGGAGGCGCTTTGGGTGGTGCCATTACCGCAGGGAAATTCCTTGAGAAGTTTACCGATTATCCTTACTACCATTTAGATATTGCGGGTCCTGCCTTTATTCCAGCAAAAGATGCTTACAGAACAAAAGGTGGCACGGGAGTTGGAGTAAGATTGTTTTTTGATTTATTTAAAAATCTATAA
- the crcB gene encoding fluoride efflux transporter CrcB → MNFALVFFGGGMGCVVRYLIGLGFQKTTATLPWATFLSNITACLVFALVVWIASTKEVMTPTLKLMLLTGFCGGLSTFSSFGYETFLLLKQSLYLYAFLNILISCSLCIFIFYIFN, encoded by the coding sequence ATGAATTTTGCACTAGTCTTTTTCGGAGGGGGAATGGGTTGCGTTGTGCGCTACCTGATCGGACTTGGATTTCAAAAAACAACTGCTACTTTACCCTGGGCCACTTTTTTGTCCAACATTACAGCTTGCCTTGTTTTTGCTTTAGTAGTGTGGATTGCCAGCACAAAAGAAGTAATGACTCCAACGTTAAAATTAATGTTGTTAACCGGATTTTGTGGTGGTTTAAGTACATTTTCCAGCTTCGGTTACGAAACTTTTTTGTTATTAAAACAGAGTCTATACCTCTACGCATTTTTAAATATTTTAATAAGCTGTTCTTTGTGTATTTTTATTTTTTACATTTTTAATTAA
- a CDS encoding rhomboid family intramembrane serine protease: protein MITYTFLAIIVAFSLYCFNDRNAMYKYMFHPYSIYHNKEHYRFLTHAFIHGDYMHLIFNCFALYSFGLSLEENYFGNPNAFDPKIGKLYYILLFTGGIYAASITEYLRNKNNPSYSSLGVSGAVSSIIFSCIIISPSNPISIFFVSGGIPSWIFGILLLGISYYLIRRKRTSAYTDNISHESHFWGALFGIAFTIITKPSLMSEFFHKIMES from the coding sequence ATGATTACTTATACTTTCTTAGCCATTATCGTGGCGTTCTCGCTTTATTGCTTTAACGACAGGAACGCCATGTACAAATACATGTTTCACCCCTATTCCATTTATCATAATAAGGAACATTACCGGTTTCTGACACATGCGTTTATTCATGGTGACTACATGCACCTGATTTTTAATTGTTTTGCCCTATACAGTTTTGGACTCAGCCTTGAAGAAAATTATTTTGGCAATCCGAACGCCTTCGATCCTAAAATAGGGAAACTCTATTACATATTACTATTTACCGGCGGCATATACGCGGCCTCTATAACAGAATACCTGCGCAATAAAAATAACCCGTCCTACTCTTCACTTGGAGTTAGTGGGGCCGTTTCTTCCATCATATTTAGTTGTATAATAATAAGTCCTTCTAATCCCATCTCCATTTTTTTTGTCAGCGGAGGTATTCCAAGCTGGATTTTTGGTATTCTTCTGTTGGGAATAAGCTATTACCTCATTCGTCGCAAAAGAACTTCTGCCTACACAGATAATATCAGCCACGAATCACATTTTTGGGGAGCTTTGTTCGGTATAGCGTTCACTATTATTACCAAGCCGTCTTTGATGAGCGAGTTCTTTCATAAGATCATGGAATCTTAG
- a CDS encoding glycoside hydrolase, with amino-acid sequence MKVPHFYTRLLLLSLIFSLYTCKHQEKQVAAVARTTSKKPPVAGKPGPSKSPVAQPATNDLQQKLDVSEKQIKESKLYTFIDDWYGTPYKYAGCQKTGVDCSCFANLLYDKVYGKKIGRSSNDMFKECDEITLDQAKSGDLLFFKIGGNTITHVGVFLKNKLFVHSSTSKGVIINSLDEAYYKKYFFCAGKMKSV; translated from the coding sequence ATGAAAGTACCTCATTTTTATACGCGGCTATTGCTACTGAGCTTAATTTTCAGTCTCTATACCTGCAAGCACCAGGAAAAGCAGGTTGCGGCAGTTGCACGTACCACGAGCAAAAAACCGCCTGTAGCCGGAAAGCCCGGGCCTTCGAAATCTCCTGTTGCTCAGCCTGCTACAAACGATCTGCAACAAAAGCTGGATGTAAGCGAAAAACAAATAAAGGAAAGTAAATTGTATACGTTTATCGATGATTGGTACGGGACACCTTACAAATATGCCGGTTGCCAAAAAACCGGGGTAGACTGCAGTTGTTTTGCCAATCTTTTATACGATAAAGTTTATGGTAAGAAAATAGGACGCTCATCAAACGACATGTTTAAAGAATGTGATGAGATTACTCTGGATCAGGCCAAAAGTGGTGATCTGTTATTTTTTAAGATCGGCGGAAATACCATTACACACGTTGGTGTTTTTTTGAAGAATAAATTGTTTGTACACTCCAGTACGAGCAAAGGGGTTATTATCAATAGCCTGGATGAAGCATATTACAAGAAATATTTTTTCTGCGCGGGGAAGATGAAAAGCGTATGA
- a CDS encoding tungsten formylmethanofuran dehydrogenase — translation MEDISLKATNVKTKIPLEILKKAYELMCTAKSMTELFEANKEITAKYVHATSRGHEAVQLALGLQLLPQDFLSAYYRDDSILLAIGMQPFELMLQLLAKRNDPFSGGRTYYSHPSLKRDDMPKIPHQSSATGMQAIPTTGIAMGLQYLEKNGMAKDFDGLNPIAVCSLGDASCTEGEVSEALQMATLKQLPILFFVQDNEWDISAHAREIRSQDMSDFAKGFKGLETKTIDGTDFILSYNTVKDCLDIIRNERRPMLIHAKVPLLNHHTSGVRKEWYRDDLAEAEKKDPLPRLRNQLIIAGTDALEIKKMEEEAKQLVENDYQKALLEEDPRPEDLFDHEFAPTPVTEEKGERAPSGKQPTVMVDSALFAIRELMTKHPECLLYGQDVGARLGGVFREAATLAQQFGDHRVFNTPIQEAFIVGSTVGMSAAGLKPIVEVQFADYIWPGLNQLFTEVSRSCYLSNGKWPVSMILRVPIGAYGSGGPYHSSSVESVLANIKGIKIAYPSTGADLKGLIKSAYYDPNPVVLLEHKGLYWSKIKGTEDAKTIEPDEDYIIPFGKARLVIEAKEDFVATGKSITIITYGMGVYWAKAAAKKFEGQVEILDLRTIAPIDEKAIFESARKHGKIMVLTEEPVFNGFAQSIAARISENCFESLDAPVKVIGSENLPAIPLNSTLEKTMLPNADKVEAAIQALLNY, via the coding sequence ATGGAAGATATCTCTTTAAAAGCTACCAACGTGAAGACCAAGATACCACTGGAAATTTTGAAAAAAGCTTACGAACTAATGTGCACTGCTAAAAGCATGACAGAGTTATTCGAAGCTAATAAAGAAATTACAGCAAAATATGTGCATGCTACAAGCCGCGGACACGAAGCTGTTCAGCTAGCTCTTGGTTTACAGTTATTACCACAGGATTTTTTAAGTGCCTATTACAGGGACGATAGTATTTTATTAGCCATAGGCATGCAGCCTTTTGAATTAATGCTGCAACTATTGGCAAAACGCAACGATCCATTTTCAGGGGGACGAACTTATTACTCCCATCCAAGTTTAAAAAGGGATGATATGCCAAAAATCCCTCACCAGTCAAGCGCTACAGGCATGCAGGCCATTCCTACTACCGGAATTGCTATGGGCTTACAGTACCTCGAAAAAAACGGCATGGCAAAAGATTTTGACGGGCTAAACCCTATTGCCGTTTGTTCTTTGGGAGATGCAAGCTGCACAGAGGGTGAAGTTTCTGAAGCTTTGCAAATGGCAACTTTAAAACAGTTACCTATACTTTTTTTCGTGCAGGATAATGAATGGGACATCAGCGCCCATGCCCGGGAGATCCGTTCTCAGGATATGAGCGATTTTGCCAAAGGCTTTAAAGGTCTCGAAACAAAAACGATTGATGGAACGGATTTTATTTTAAGTTACAACACGGTTAAAGATTGTCTTGACATCATACGCAACGAACGTCGTCCGATGTTGATTCACGCTAAAGTTCCTTTGTTAAATCACCACACCAGTGGTGTACGCAAAGAATGGTACCGTGATGATCTTGCTGAAGCAGAAAAAAAAGATCCTCTGCCGCGCCTTCGTAACCAATTAATTATCGCCGGCACAGATGCACTCGAAATTAAAAAGATGGAGGAAGAAGCGAAACAGTTGGTAGAAAACGATTACCAAAAGGCTTTGTTAGAAGAAGATCCTCGTCCCGAAGATTTATTCGACCATGAATTTGCACCTACACCGGTTACTGAAGAAAAAGGTGAACGCGCTCCAAGCGGCAAGCAACCAACCGTTATGGTGGATTCTGCTTTGTTCGCCATACGTGAACTGATGACCAAACACCCGGAATGCTTGTTATATGGCCAGGACGTTGGCGCCCGCCTGGGTGGCGTGTTTAGGGAAGCTGCTACGCTTGCCCAACAGTTTGGCGATCACCGCGTATTTAATACGCCTATACAGGAGGCTTTTATTGTTGGTTCAACAGTAGGAATGAGCGCGGCAGGATTAAAACCTATCGTAGAGGTTCAATTCGCTGATTACATTTGGCCAGGTCTTAACCAATTGTTTACAGAGGTTAGCCGCTCATGCTATTTATCAAATGGTAAATGGCCGGTGAGCATGATTTTACGTGTTCCCATAGGCGCCTATGGCAGTGGTGGCCCGTATCACTCTAGCAGTGTAGAAAGTGTGCTTGCTAATATTAAAGGAATTAAAATCGCATATCCCAGCACAGGAGCAGATCTTAAAGGATTAATTAAATCCGCTTACTACGATCCAAATCCCGTTGTACTTCTTGAACATAAAGGACTTTACTGGAGCAAGATTAAAGGTACAGAAGATGCTAAAACTATTGAGCCGGACGAAGATTATATTATCCCATTCGGAAAAGCGCGCCTTGTAATCGAAGCTAAGGAAGACTTTGTTGCTACCGGCAAATCCATCACTATTATTACCTACGGTATGGGCGTTTATTGGGCTAAAGCTGCGGCTAAAAAGTTTGAAGGCCAGGTAGAAATTCTCGATCTAAGAACAATTGCACCTATAGATGAAAAAGCCATTTTTGAAAGCGCGCGCAAGCACGGAAAAATTATGGTACTTACAGAAGAGCCGGTATTTAACGGCTTTGCACAAAGCATAGCGGCCCGTATTAGCGAAAATTGTTTTGAATCCCTGGATGCACCGGTGAAGGTTATTGGGTCAGAAAATTTACCCGCTATTCCGTTAAATTCTACACTCGAAAAAACCATGTTGCCTAATGCCGATAAGGTTGAAGCAGCCATACAAGCTTTATTGAATTATTAA
- a CDS encoding ferredoxin, with product MAIKITDECINCGACEPECPNNAIYEGGAEWRYADGTGVKGMYKGRNSNVEVDANDAQTPKSMDVYFIVSDKCTECVGFHDEPQCAAVCPVDCCIKDDDVVETNEQLLEKKASLHI from the coding sequence ATGGCAATTAAGATAACGGATGAATGTATTAATTGTGGTGCCTGCGAACCTGAGTGCCCTAATAATGCTATATATGAAGGTGGCGCTGAATGGCGTTACGCTGATGGAACTGGTGTAAAAGGGATGTACAAGGGGCGCAATAGTAATGTTGAGGTGGATGCAAACGATGCGCAGACTCCCAAGAGCATGGACGTTTATTTTATTGTGAGCGATAAATGTACTGAGTGCGTAGGTTTTCATGATGAACCGCAATGTGCAGCTGTTTGTCCTGTAGACTGCTGTATAAAGGATGACGACGTGGTTGAAACCAATGAGCAGCTTTTAGAAAAAAAGGCGTCTTTACACATCTGA
- a CDS encoding acyl-CoA reductase → MTLKQRIKGFVEMGLFINRHFSGTPLETELHLHQGLDKVIEVSHIYNNWFIPKFVNDAIFNIGSFLKEDDLTTFTANVPVKAPKTVALICAGNIPMVCFHDVLCILLSGNTALIKLSSDDNVLLPFFLKLLTHYEPEFEKQILFAEGKLSNFDAVIATGSDNTASHLHYYFAKYPNIIRKSRTSLAVLTGKETTDDLKNLGSDVFEYFGLGCRNVSKLLVPRGYTFDTFFESIIDFGFVVNNKKYGNNYDYHRAIYLLESMPFLDNNFLMIRETPDLHSPVGVLYYQYYDSNSEIQAYLTTHADQVQCVIGKDYIPFGYSQRPVITDFADNVNTMEFLVNL, encoded by the coding sequence ATGACTTTAAAACAAAGAATTAAGGGATTTGTTGAGATGGGTTTGTTTATAAACCGTCATTTTTCAGGTACCCCGCTCGAAACCGAACTCCACCTGCATCAAGGGCTGGACAAGGTTATAGAAGTATCACATATTTATAACAATTGGTTCATTCCAAAATTTGTTAATGATGCCATTTTTAACATTGGTAGCTTTTTAAAGGAAGACGATCTCACAACATTTACAGCCAACGTTCCTGTTAAGGCACCTAAAACGGTTGCTTTAATCTGTGCAGGCAACATTCCCATGGTGTGTTTCCACGATGTTTTATGCATTCTCTTAAGTGGAAATACAGCTCTCATAAAGCTTTCGAGTGACGATAATGTATTATTACCCTTCTTTTTAAAATTACTAACGCACTACGAACCTGAATTCGAAAAACAGATTTTATTTGCAGAAGGCAAACTGAGTAACTTTGATGCTGTAATAGCTACAGGTAGCGACAACACAGCCAGTCATTTACATTATTACTTTGCTAAATACCCCAATATTATTCGTAAAAGCCGCACTTCTTTAGCAGTACTCACCGGAAAAGAAACCACTGACGATCTTAAAAACTTAGGTTCTGATGTTTTTGAATATTTTGGACTGGGCTGCCGCAATGTGAGCAAGCTCCTGGTTCCCAGAGGATATACTTTTGATACCTTTTTTGAATCCATCATAGATTTTGGGTTTGTAGTCAACAATAAAAAATACGGCAACAATTACGATTACCACCGGGCAATTTACCTGCTCGAATCTATGCCGTTTTTAGATAACAATTTCTTAATGATCAGGGAAACCCCTGATCTCCACTCACCCGTAGGAGTTTTGTATTACCAATATTATGATTCAAATTCAGAAATACAAGCGTATTTAACCACGCATGCTGATCAGGTCCAATGCGTAATTGGCAAGGATTACATTCCTTTTGGTTATTCACAGAGGCCTGTTATTACAGATTTTGCAGATAATGTGAACACTATGGAATTTTTAGTAAATTTATGA